The proteins below are encoded in one region of Triticum aestivum cultivar Chinese Spring chromosome 1B, IWGSC CS RefSeq v2.1, whole genome shotgun sequence:
- the LOC123110296 gene encoding protein AGENET DOMAIN (AGD)-CONTAINING P1 — translation MRSPRLRRQPAPAPSRASDPAEPTEVFSVGEAVEVFPDEGAYRGAHLPAVVARFDPDLRSYAVEYDALAVSGASGRALPETVPASQVRPRPPTPSPAPHAEHAAVDALRDGAWWLGVALLGGDRAGGKVAVCFPATREEAEFDAADVRPHLEWVAGEWRSPEDMETSKRMPYAKGAQIEVARLEADSVVAWFPAIVAKTIWKNNILVEYPFWKGSERFNEIVDIKHIRPCPPHASVISFCINDDVEGFQDDGWWPGKITEIHPKLTYTFKLRTSGKKVQLHQNTLRLRYDWTDNQWKQVAQNLSGTKFTGGDRVEVSSDEEGFHGAWFQGTVIKSVGHKFLVEYDALKDDDETTPLKETIGEEHIRPSPPAIPVTSGFKVLDEIDAYTNDGWWVGVISEVLSDQKYKVYFKAYKEQDEFELEQLRRHCDWVGGRWMQASPALEM, via the exons ATGCGGTCGCCGCGACTCCGCCGCCAGCCGGCGCCGGCGCCATCGCGGGCTTCGGATCCGGCGGAGCCCACTGAGGTCTTCTCCGTCGGCGAAGCGGTGGAGGTGTTCCCGGACGAGGGAGCCTACCGCGGGGCCCACCTCCCCGCCGTCGTCGCGCGCTTCGACCCCGACCTCCGCAGCTACGCGGTCGAGTACGACGCCCTCGCCGTCTCGGGGGCCTCCGGCCGCGCTCTCCCGGAGACCGTGCCCGCGTCACAGGTCCGCCCGCGCCCACCGACACCGTCGCCGGCGCCCCACGCTGAGCACGCCGCCGTGGACGCGCTCCGAGACGGCGCGTGGTGGCTCGGCGTCGCCCTCCTCGGCGGCGACCGGGCGGGCGGGAAGGTCGCGGTTTGCTTCCCGGCGACGAGGGAGGAGGCAGAGTTCGACGCGGCCGATGTCCGGCCCCACCTCGAGTGGGTCGCCGGCGAGTGGCGCTCCCCCGAGGACATG GAGACATCCAAGAGAATGCCGTATGCGAAAGGAGCACAAATAGAAGTTGCCAGGTTGGAAGCTGATTCTGTTGTTGCTTGGTTCCCTGCAATTGTTGCAAAGACTATCTGGAAAAATAACATCTTGGTGGAGTACCCTTTCTGGAAGGGTAGTGAACGGTTCAATGAGATTGTCGATATCAAGCACATCAGACCTTGCCCGCCACATGCATCAGTTATTAGTTTCTGCATCAATGATGATGTTGAAGGCTTCCAGGATGATGGCTGGTGGCCAGGGAAGATCACTGAGATCCATCCCAAGTTAACGTATACATTTAAGTTAAGAACTTCAGGAAAGAAGGTTCAGTTACACCAGAACACACTGAGGCTTCGATATGACTGGACTGATAACCAATGGAAGCAAGTTGCACAG AATCTGTCGGGAACAAAATTCACAGGAGGCGACAGGGTTGAAGTCAGCAGCGACGAGGAAGGTTTCCACGGAGCGTGGTTCCAGGGGACCGTCATCAAATCCGTGGGACACAAGTTCCTTGTGGAGTATGATGCACTGAAGGACGATGACGAGACCACGCCTCTGAAAGAAACCATAGGGGAGGAGCACATCAGGCCCTCTCCTCCGGCCATCCCTGTCACCAGCGGTTTCAAGGTCCTTGACGAGATCGACGCCTACACCAACGATGGGTGGTGGGTCGGCGTGATATCCGAGGTCCTCAGCGACCAGAAGTACAAGGTTTACTTCAAGGCGTACAAGGAGCAGGATGAGTTTGAGCTCGAGCAGCTGAGGCGTCACTGCGATTGGGTGGGGGGAAGGTGGATGCAGGCTTCCCCG GCATTGGAGATGTGA